The Euphorbia lathyris chromosome 2, ddEupLath1.1, whole genome shotgun sequence genome includes a window with the following:
- the LOC136218574 gene encoding B-box zinc finger protein 22 has product MKIQCNVCETAEAKVLCCADEAALCWGCDDKVHAANKLASKHQRVPLSGSSPQMPKCDICQETAGFFFCLEDRALLCRKCDVAIHTANAFVSTHQRFLLTGVKVGLESTDPGASSSSASETRSNSVSIREAPMPLPLPLPNQSLSAHLAGVEDFANARFSFSGGGTPQWHLDDFLGMTDFNQTYGYLDNGSSKADTGKRGESDSSAILRCGDEELNDEEECLGEVPDSGWAVPQIPSPPTASGLYWPKRTRTQTDSSNFVPDICCSNPTIHGHGHGHGHGLHHCAIKRRQASNIHT; this is encoded by the exons ATGAAGATTCAATGCAACGTGTGTGAGACGGCGGAGGCAAAAGTGCTTTGTTGCGCGGACGAGGCAGCGTTATGTTGGGGTTGCGACGACAAGGTTCACGCAGCGAATAAACTAGCAAGCAAACACCAGAGAGTTCCACTTTCTGGGTCTTCTCCTCAAATGCCCAAATGCGACATTTGTCAG GAAACAGCtggatttttcttttgtttggaggaTCGAGCTTTACTCTGCAGGAAATGTGATGTTGCTATTCATACAGCAAATGCCTTTGTGTCTACTCATCAAAGGTTTCTGCTTACTGGAGTAAAAGTGGGTCTAGAATCAACTGATCCTGGCGCATCTTCTTCTTCAGCTTCTGAAACGAGATCCAATTCTGTCTCTATAAGAGAAGCACCAATGCCATTGCCATTGCCATTGCCTAATCAATCTTTATCTGCACACCTTGCTGGTGTTGAAGATTTCGCAAATGCAAGGTTTTCCTTTTCGGGTGGAGGCACCCCACAATGGCATCTAGATGACTTTCTTGGAATGACTGATTTTAATCAGACCTACGGGTATCTTGATAATGGATCATCTAAG GCTGATACCGGAAAGCGTGGTGAGTCTGACAGCTCAGCAATCTTAAGATGTGGTGATGAAGAGTTAAATGATGAAGAGGAGTGCCTGGGTGAAGTCCCGGACAGTGGTTGGGCAGTGCCACAGATCCCTTCTCCACCTACTGCTTCAGGGCTGTATTGGCCAAAAAGGACTAGGACTCAAACGGACAGTTCAAATTTTGTGCCTGATATTTGTTGCTCTAATCCCACAATTCATGGGCATGGGCATGGGCATGGGCATGGGCTTCATCACTGTGCCATAAAACGTCGACAGGCATCCAATATACATACTTAA